Proteins from a genomic interval of Cheilinus undulatus linkage group 15, ASM1832078v1, whole genome shotgun sequence:
- the dnajb2 gene encoding dnaJ homolog subfamily B member 2 isoform X4 — MVDYYNVLGVSKTATQEEIKKAYRKLALKWHPDKNPDNKEEAEKKFKELAEAYEVLSDRSSGSDFAPGFNFTFRNPDDVFREFFAGQDPFASFFEDFSSFGGSSSRLGPSRFFSFPSAGVDFTSFSSSMGGLEGMNSMGNVKSVSTSTRIINGKVTTTKKTKQDGQERVEIEEDGVLKKVLINGVEDEMALALELSRREGQPGQSPQKPKIPNRSSADSHTASTRRSFSSAPFYNYGVETGSDDDDDEDLQMALAYSLSEMEAEQRAAVSNIIKDSDFEAFTS, encoded by the exons ATGGTGGATTACTATAACGTCCTGGGAGTTTCTAAAACTGCCACTCAGGAGGAAATCAAGAAGGC gTACAGGAAACTAGCACTGAAATGGCATCCAGACAAAAACCCCGACAATAAGgaggaagcagaaaaaaagttcaaagaGCTGGCCGAGGCCTACGAAGTCTTATCAGACC GTTCCTCCGGCTCAGACTTTGCTCCAGGATTCAACTTCACATTCCGCAACCCAGACGACGTGTTCAGAGAGTTTTTCGCTGGGCAGGACCCCTTTGCCAGCTTTTTTG AAGACTTCTCATCCTTTGGAGGCTCGTCATCTCGCCTCGGCCCCAGTCGGTTCTTCTCCTTTCCTTCAGCAggag TTGATTTtacctccttctcctcttccaTGGGTGGGCTTGAAGGGATGAACAGCATGGGCAACGTCAAATCTGTATCTACCTCCACTCGCATTATAAATGGCAAAGTCACCACCACAAAGAA GACGAAGCAGGACGGACAGGAGAGAGTAGAGATTGAAGAAGATGGGGTGTTGAAGAAAGTCCTAAtcaatg GTGTGGAGGATGAAATGGCCCTGGCCCTGGAGCTTAGCCGGCGAGAAGGACAGCCCGGTCAATCGCCTCAGAAGCCCAAAATCCCAAACAGATCATCCGCTGACTCACACACCGCGTCAACACGTCGCTCTTTCAGCTCCGCGCCCTTCTACAACTACGGGGTTGAGACGGGCAGCGATGATGACGACGACGAAGACCTGCAGATGGCTCTGGCGTACAGCCTGTCAGAAATGGAAGCCGAGCAGAGAGCAGCCGTTTCCAACATCATAAAAG ACTCAGACTTCGAGGCCTTCACAAGCTAA
- the dnajb2 gene encoding dnaJ homolog subfamily B member 2 isoform X3, giving the protein MVDYYNVLGVSKTATQEEIKKAYRKLALKWHPDKNPDNKEEAEKKFKELAEAYEVLSDQSKRKEYDRFGTDRMRQTGSSGSDFAPGFNFTFRNPDDVFREFFAGQDPFASFFDFSSFGGSSSRLGPSRFFSFPSAGVDFTSFSSSMGGLEGMNSMGNVKSVSTSTRIINGKVTTTKKTKQDGQERVEIEEDGVLKKVLINGVEDEMALALELSRREGQPGQSPQKPKIPNRSSADSHTASTRRSFSSAPFYNYGVETGSDDDDDEDLQMALAYSLSEMEAEQRAAVSNIIKDSDFEAFTS; this is encoded by the exons ATGGTGGATTACTATAACGTCCTGGGAGTTTCTAAAACTGCCACTCAGGAGGAAATCAAGAAGGC gTACAGGAAACTAGCACTGAAATGGCATCCAGACAAAAACCCCGACAATAAGgaggaagcagaaaaaaagttcaaagaGCTGGCCGAGGCCTACGAAGTCTTATCAGACC AAAGTAAGCGTAAAGAATACGACAGATTTGGAACAGACAGAATGAGACAAACAG GTTCCTCCGGCTCAGACTTTGCTCCAGGATTCAACTTCACATTCCGCAACCCAGACGACGTGTTCAGAGAGTTTTTCGCTGGGCAGGACCCCTTTGCCAGCTTTTTTG ACTTCTCATCCTTTGGAGGCTCGTCATCTCGCCTCGGCCCCAGTCGGTTCTTCTCCTTTCCTTCAGCAggag TTGATTTtacctccttctcctcttccaTGGGTGGGCTTGAAGGGATGAACAGCATGGGCAACGTCAAATCTGTATCTACCTCCACTCGCATTATAAATGGCAAAGTCACCACCACAAAGAA GACGAAGCAGGACGGACAGGAGAGAGTAGAGATTGAAGAAGATGGGGTGTTGAAGAAAGTCCTAAtcaatg GTGTGGAGGATGAAATGGCCCTGGCCCTGGAGCTTAGCCGGCGAGAAGGACAGCCCGGTCAATCGCCTCAGAAGCCCAAAATCCCAAACAGATCATCCGCTGACTCACACACCGCGTCAACACGTCGCTCTTTCAGCTCCGCGCCCTTCTACAACTACGGGGTTGAGACGGGCAGCGATGATGACGACGACGAAGACCTGCAGATGGCTCTGGCGTACAGCCTGTCAGAAATGGAAGCCGAGCAGAGAGCAGCCGTTTCCAACATCATAAAAG ACTCAGACTTCGAGGCCTTCACAAGCTAA
- the dnajb2 gene encoding dnaJ homolog subfamily B member 2 isoform X2 — protein MVDYYNVLGVSKTATQEEIKKAYRKLALKWHPDKNPDNKEEAEKKFKELAEAYEVLSDQSKRKEYDRFGTDRMRQTGSSGSDFAPGFNFTFRNPDDVFREFFAGQDPFASFFEDFSSFGGSSSRLGPSRFFSFPSAGVDFTSFSSSMGGLEGMNSMGNVKSVSTSTRIINGKVTTTKKTKQDGQERVEIEEDGVLKKVLINGVEDEMALALELSRREGQPGQSPQKPKIPNRSSADSHTASTRRSFSSAPFYNYGVETGSDDDDDEDLQMALAYSLSEMEAEQRAAVSNIIKDSDFEAFTS, from the exons ATGGTGGATTACTATAACGTCCTGGGAGTTTCTAAAACTGCCACTCAGGAGGAAATCAAGAAGGC gTACAGGAAACTAGCACTGAAATGGCATCCAGACAAAAACCCCGACAATAAGgaggaagcagaaaaaaagttcaaagaGCTGGCCGAGGCCTACGAAGTCTTATCAGACC AAAGTAAGCGTAAAGAATACGACAGATTTGGAACAGACAGAATGAGACAAACAG GTTCCTCCGGCTCAGACTTTGCTCCAGGATTCAACTTCACATTCCGCAACCCAGACGACGTGTTCAGAGAGTTTTTCGCTGGGCAGGACCCCTTTGCCAGCTTTTTTG AAGACTTCTCATCCTTTGGAGGCTCGTCATCTCGCCTCGGCCCCAGTCGGTTCTTCTCCTTTCCTTCAGCAggag TTGATTTtacctccttctcctcttccaTGGGTGGGCTTGAAGGGATGAACAGCATGGGCAACGTCAAATCTGTATCTACCTCCACTCGCATTATAAATGGCAAAGTCACCACCACAAAGAA GACGAAGCAGGACGGACAGGAGAGAGTAGAGATTGAAGAAGATGGGGTGTTGAAGAAAGTCCTAAtcaatg GTGTGGAGGATGAAATGGCCCTGGCCCTGGAGCTTAGCCGGCGAGAAGGACAGCCCGGTCAATCGCCTCAGAAGCCCAAAATCCCAAACAGATCATCCGCTGACTCACACACCGCGTCAACACGTCGCTCTTTCAGCTCCGCGCCCTTCTACAACTACGGGGTTGAGACGGGCAGCGATGATGACGACGACGAAGACCTGCAGATGGCTCTGGCGTACAGCCTGTCAGAAATGGAAGCCGAGCAGAGAGCAGCCGTTTCCAACATCATAAAAG ACTCAGACTTCGAGGCCTTCACAAGCTAA
- the dnajb2 gene encoding dnaJ homolog subfamily B member 2 isoform X1, producing MVDYYNVLGVSKTATQEEIKKAYRKLALKWHPDKNPDNKEEAEKKFKELAEAYEVLSDQSKRKEYDRFGTDRMRQTGSSGSDFAPGFNFTFRNPDDVFREFFAGQDPFASFFEDFSSFGGSSSRLGPSRFFSFPSAGVDFTSFSSSMGGLEGMNSMGNVKSVSTSTRIINGKVTTTKKTKQDGQERVEIEEDGVLKKVLINGVEDEMALALELSRREGQPGQSPQKPKIPNRSSADSHTASTRRSFSSAPFYNYGVETGSDDDDDEDLQMALAYSLSEMEAEQRAAVSNIIKGAVRAGKAKAAKGGGNHTHVVVNSTSVNVDGTEHTVSGVIDENGQFKMSSESEKETRESDSSTESTTTASSTAQSPNPEQEPERAKKSSDEAVKKKNKCGCAVC from the exons ATGGTGGATTACTATAACGTCCTGGGAGTTTCTAAAACTGCCACTCAGGAGGAAATCAAGAAGGC gTACAGGAAACTAGCACTGAAATGGCATCCAGACAAAAACCCCGACAATAAGgaggaagcagaaaaaaagttcaaagaGCTGGCCGAGGCCTACGAAGTCTTATCAGACC AAAGTAAGCGTAAAGAATACGACAGATTTGGAACAGACAGAATGAGACAAACAG GTTCCTCCGGCTCAGACTTTGCTCCAGGATTCAACTTCACATTCCGCAACCCAGACGACGTGTTCAGAGAGTTTTTCGCTGGGCAGGACCCCTTTGCCAGCTTTTTTG AAGACTTCTCATCCTTTGGAGGCTCGTCATCTCGCCTCGGCCCCAGTCGGTTCTTCTCCTTTCCTTCAGCAggag TTGATTTtacctccttctcctcttccaTGGGTGGGCTTGAAGGGATGAACAGCATGGGCAACGTCAAATCTGTATCTACCTCCACTCGCATTATAAATGGCAAAGTCACCACCACAAAGAA GACGAAGCAGGACGGACAGGAGAGAGTAGAGATTGAAGAAGATGGGGTGTTGAAGAAAGTCCTAAtcaatg GTGTGGAGGATGAAATGGCCCTGGCCCTGGAGCTTAGCCGGCGAGAAGGACAGCCCGGTCAATCGCCTCAGAAGCCCAAAATCCCAAACAGATCATCCGCTGACTCACACACCGCGTCAACACGTCGCTCTTTCAGCTCCGCGCCCTTCTACAACTACGGGGTTGAGACGGGCAGCGATGATGACGACGACGAAGACCTGCAGATGGCTCTGGCGTACAGCCTGTCAGAAATGGAAGCCGAGCAGAGAGCAGCCGTTTCCAACATCATAAAAGGTGCTGTGCGTGCTGGCAAAGCCAAGGCTGCAAAAGGTGGTGGCAATCACACACATGTGGTGGTTAATAGCACCAGTGTAAATGTGGATGGTACTGAGCACACGGTTTCAGGGGTGATCGATGAGAATGGGCAGTTTAAAATGAGCTCAGAGTCTGAAAAGGAAACTAGGGAATCAGATTCTTCCACTGAGTCTACCACAACAGCCAGCAGCACAGCGCAGAGCCCCAACCCTGAGCAGGAGCCTGAGCGGGCCAAAAAGAGCAGTGATGAGGCGGTGAAAAAGAAGAATAAGTGTGGATGTGCTGTTTGTTAA
- the LOC121522531 gene encoding tubulin alpha chain, with amino-acid sequence MRECISMHVGQAGAQMGNACWELYCLEHGIQPDGQMPSDKTIGGGDDSFNTFFSETGAGKHVPRAIFVDLEPTVIDEVRTGTYRQLFHPEQLITGKEDAANNYARGHYTIGKEIIDLVLDRTRKLADQCTGLQGFLIFHSFGGGTGSGFTSLLMERLSVDYGKKSKLEFAVYPAPQVSTAVVEPYNSILTTHTTLEHSDCAFMVDNEAIYDICRRNLDIERPTYTNLNRLIGQIVSSITASLRFDGALNVDLTEFQTNLVPYPRIHFPLATYAPVISAEKAYHEQLSVADITNACFEPANQMVKCDPRHGKYMACCLLYRGDVVPKDVNSAIAAIKTKRTIQFVDWCPTGFKVGINYQPPTVVPGGDLAKVQRAVCMLSNTTAIAEAWARLDHKFDLMYAKRAFVHWYVGEGMEEGEFSEAREDMAALEKDYEEVGTDSLGDDDAEEGEEY; translated from the exons ATG CGTGAGTGTATTTCTATGCATGTCGGCCAAGCCGGAGCCCAGATGGGCAATGCCTGCTGGGAGCTGTACTGTCTGGAACATGGGATCCAGCCGGACGGACAGATGCCCAGTGACAAGACAATCGGAGGAGGAGACGACTCCTTCAACACCTTCTTCAGCGAGACCGGGGCAGGAAAGCACGTTCCCAGAGCCATCTTTGTCGACCTGGAGCCCACCGTCATCG ATGAGGTGCGTACAGGAACCTACCGGCAGCTGTTCCACCCTGAACAGCTGATCACAGGAAAAGAAGACGCTGCCAACAACTACGCCCGAGGACACTACACCATCGGCAAGGAGATCATCGATCTGGTTCTAGACAGGACTCGTAAACTG GCTGACCAGTGCACCGGCCTGCAAGGATTCCTCATCTTCCACTCCTTTGGAGGAGGCACCGGCTCTGGTTTCACCTCCCTGTTGATGGAGAGACTCTCTGTCGATTATGGAAAGAAGTCCAAGCTTGAGTTCGCCGTCTACCCGGCCCCCCAGGTCTCCACAGCAGTAGTGGAGCCTTACAACTCCATCCTGACCACCCACACCACCCTGGAGCACTCCGACTGTGCCTTCATGGTGGACAACGAGGCCATCTACGACATCTGCCGCAGGAACCTGGACATTGAGAGGCCCACTTACACCAACCTGAACAGGCTCATCGGCCAGATTGTGTCTTCAATCACGGCCTCCCTTCGCTTCGATGGAGCCCTGAATGTGGACCTGACAGAGTTCCAGACCAACTTGGTGCCGTACCCTCGTATCCACTTCCCTCTGGCCACCTACGCCCCGGTCATCTCTGCAGAGAAAGCCTACCACGAGCAGCTCTCTGTTGCTGACATCACCAACGCCTGCTTCGAGCCGGCCAATCAGATGGTGAAGTGTGACCCTCGTCACGGTAAATACATGGCCTGCTGTCTGCTGTATCGTGGAGATGTGGTGCCAAAAGACGTCAACTCTGCCATCGCCGCCATCAAGACCAAGCGCACCATCCAGTTTGTGGACTGGTGCCCCACAGGCTTCAAGGTGGGCATCAACTATCAGCCTCCAACAGTGGTTCCTGGAGGAGACCTGGCCAAGGTGCAGAGGGCCGTGTGCATGCTGAGCAACACCACGGCCATCGCTGAGGCCTGGGCCCGTCTGGACCACAAGTTTGACCTCATGTATGCCAAGAGAGCCTTTGTCCACTGGTATGTTGGAGAGGGGATGGAGGAAGGAGAGTTCTCAGAGGCCAGGGAAGACATGGCCGCCCTGGAGAAGGATTACGAAGAGGTCGGCACTGACAGCTTGGGAGATGACGATGCAGAAGAGGGAGAGGAGTACTGA